From Brassica rapa cultivar Chiifu-401-42 chromosome A06, CAAS_Brap_v3.01, whole genome shotgun sequence:
AGGAAAGGGTTCAGATGGCAGTTTGGTATACCTCTTGTTATATGTAGACGACATGCTTCTAGCGGCTAAAGACGTGAAAGATGTGAAGAAGCTTAAAGAGCAGCTGGAGTCAAGTTTCGAAATGAAGGATCTAGGACCAGCACGAAAGATTTTAGGCATGGACATCTATAGAGACAGAAGCAAAGGTGTTCTAAGGTTGGGACAAACTGACTACATCAGAAAGGTGGTCTCAAACTTTAGAATGGAAGGAGCAAAGAGCTCTCTCACACCAATGGGAGCTCATTTTAAACTCTCTGCAGTAAAAGAGCGAGAGGAAGGCATTGATACTGAGGTAATCCCATATCTGTCTGCAGTGGGAAGCATCATGTATGCGATGATTGGTTCTCGGCCTGACCTCGCATATGCAGTTGGTTTGGTCAGCCGGTTCATGAGTAGACCTGGGGAGATTCATTGGGAAGCAGTGAAATGGCTACTCAGATATATGAAGGGTTCAGCAGAAGTTCAACTGGTCTTCACCAGAGAGAAGGAGTTCAAAGTCCAAGGTTACTGTGATTCCGACTTCGCAGGCGATAGAGACAAGAGTAGATCTCTATCTGGATATATTTTCACAATTGGAGGTAATGTGGTGAGTTGGAGATCGAGTCTCCAACCAGTGGTAGCTCTGTCAACAACTGAAGCAGAGTATATCTCGTTAACGGAAGCTGTGAAGGAAGCCATATGGCTTAAGGGTCTGCTTAAGGAGTTGGGAATTACGCAGGGACCAGTTCAAGTTTGGTGTGACTCCCAAAGTGCTATTTGTTTGTCCAAGAACGCAGTGTTCCATGAACGCACAAAGCACATGAGGGTCAAATATGATTTCATACGAGATATCATCGATGAAGGGGAGATTGAAGTGGTGAAGATACATACGAGCAGGAACCCGGCTGATATTTTGACGAAAGTGGTTCCGGTGAGTAAGTTCAATGCAGCGTTGAGCTTGCTCAAGGTCATTAAAGCTTAAATGCTTGACTGCGCCAGACGGTATAAGTCTAGAAGGTGAATCCACAGCAGAGAACAAAGGGGTACTAGAAGAGCAAGTACGAGATGGAAGTTTCAAGCTTAGCTCAAGGAGGAGTATGTTGGTGAGTGATCTAATCTTGTAACAATGGGTTAGTTATTAGCTTGTTACTCGGGTAGTTAGAGTTAGTTAAGTTTGGTTGAACCGGTTAGGTGTTATATCCGGTTTAGCTTAATTGATTCAGAGAGACTTGTAAACCCCCTTGGTTATATAAAAGGGGATGAGAGATAGAGTAACAAGAGAGACGTTAGCTAAAAacagaaagagagaaaagacgACTTGTGTAGCTCCGGTGATCTTCATCTTCTCCGTTTTGGAGAGGTGCCTTTGTTCTAGTGGATTTGCTAGACTGAGTCTGGCCCCAGGGATTAGTACTCCACATCGGAGTGATACCCTGGGTAAACAATCGGATCTGTGTCGTTCTTGTATGCTTTCTTTAGAGTATCTTTAGCTATAGCGTTCTTGAGAGTTGAGAGGATCACACGAGTGTCTCAACCGATCGAAGTAGACTTCTGATTCATCTCGAATCAGAGGCGTTCCGCACAACAGCGTCATATATGACACATTAAACATAGAGACGATCGTAATAATAAATAAGCATGTGTCATGAGTGCATGAATAGAAGGCTTTTAGTTAATATATGTTCATGTATCTATGCAATATACATATGTATCTGAATTTTTGAAGATAGAATAAAACTCTATAGTATATGACTGGCGACAAATATAGTGTAGCTTTTGGTTTTGTATGTGTATGAACTCTGAcagaaaattgaaaatataacatCAAATGTAGATTTCCAATAACATTATAGGATATGTATACATGCGCTTCCAAGAGTCCATAAGCCATAACTTCAGTCTTCTTCTGAATTGTTAGATCGGTACATATCCCACTTCCTAATACTTAAAAAACTTGGATGCATTAACTTCATGTGAATTGAATATCTGTATGTGTATCCATTCGGTCCCATACTTGTTTTACGTAAGCAAAATTTACAACGGCGCATGCATGTGTTTGATAGATAAAGCTTGACATAATATTAACATAGTACTCAAAAagattttatacatatatatatatatatatatatatgattgcaTGGTGCACATCTAATACCGCAAGAAACAAGTTAAATGATCACATATATAAACTCATGTACTATTTTTTAGgaagaaaaactaaaatctgGATAGAACTATGGGTATATTTCCTCAAATATCTAGATAAAATTCATATGTTTACAAGTGTTAAAATGTTAATAAATATAGTGACGATGTAAGCAAATAATTATGAGAACAAATCATAGTAGAACAAGTTAAAACCTTTCTACCGCCCAGTTCTTCTGGTAGCTAGCTACTACCAAGTAATAAGGAGCATCTTGTgtcttgtcttccaaagctaACACTAGAGAATATCTACTTGCTGTAAGAACGTAGCCAACAATGGGAAGAAGACAAAGCAAACTGGAAGACAATCTCTTGACCAACAAGAAGACAATGTGCAGACAATGATGCAGATTGAACTATCACTAGATTCATACTATAGCCTCAAATTCAAGATCTTTCAATACAATACGAGGCTCCAAGAACGTGTTTGCCAAAAAAAGCCGACCAATAATTCAATATAAGCCAGCACCATGACATAACGGTAAATTATGATCCGATTTTAACAttataagaatataaacacCAGCAAGAGAAGCCAGCAGGTATTACTAACATATGAACAATTTTGCTAAGCACAAGATTACAAATCAAATCATAGCACAATTTTCCCGGGTTTTATATAATCCGATCTCAAATAAACAACTGAAAGCAAAGTTGTCTAATCGATTTTCCTCACTAGCTTAAGATGAGGGAAAACACAACGACCATAAAAACAAAGCAAAGCAATGCCTTCAAGTGATAGTCTTGTTGTCCTTGTCGCCCCGTGTACCGTTGATAACTATGCATATGCGAGTGTCCTCCATGGAAAGGGTTCGAAAACCCGTGAGGGAAACTACcagaagcagcagcagcagctccATACATGGCTGCATCAGGGAACCCATGGAAATGGAGGTTGAACAACGAAGGTATCAAACCTCCAAACGCTGCAGGCAACGTAACGTTCCCGAACCGAGCACTCGCCACCGGAGCTGCAAAACCTCCCATGAACCCTCCAAAACCGTGATGACCAAAACCATGATTAGGCTCAGGTGGTTGCGCTGTTTCGGGTCTCTGTCCCGATGGACGGTTCGGCACTTGGATTCCAGGAATGGACTTGGACCTAGGATCGGTAGATGATTTGCCTCTACCGTACAGAGGAACCAACCTGTCTTCTTGGATCACTGCTTTGCAAACGGGACATTCACTTGAGGTTGAGTGGAGATGGAGCCATTTGTATAGGCAAGGCCAACAGAACAAGTGACCACAGAGAGTCACAATGGGGTCTTGAGCCAAGTCAAAGCAGATGTTACATTCAAAGTTACTCGAATCATCGCTGTTTGTATTGTTGCCGCTAGAACAAGAAGGTACATCAGACATGATTCACCGGACAAATCTCTGATTCTCTAACTCCTACAATAACATTAATCTCATAATAATTTGAGTTAAGTTAAAACAAACATAGATAATTTAATAAAAGACTACTACTTTATTTAACTAATCAACAATTCGCATCAGAGAAAGATTGTATACGATTTCATTTTTTGTTACTGAATAACTCAAATTTACTttgatcaatatatatatatatattatttttacactAACCTAATGATTTGTTTTTCGAAAGTTATGTATATTGATTTTGTAACATCAATTTAAATCACTAAAATGACTTGcccaaaataaaaacacaattctCATGGATTCAGTAAACAATTAATTGCTGGATCGTTAAAGCTTCATAAGGATTCAATAAACCTCCAGATCTCTCTTTTAAACCACTAAAACCTCCGGTTTTATATTCCGGCGATTATAATAACCAAACTAATACCggaatcaaaccaaaccaagCAAATCACTAAGCATAAACAAGAAATTCAAGAACTAAGACATGAACAAAACCAGAACTGCTTGAAAgcccttttacaaaaaaaaaaaaaaaaaaaaacgagaactGGAACAATTTGAAACGAAGTA
This genomic window contains:
- the LOC103872727 gene encoding E3 ubiquitin-protein ligase RNF185 translates to MSDVPSCSSGNNTNSDDSSNFECNICFDLAQDPIVTLCGHLFCWPCLYKWLHLHSTSSECPVCKAVIQEDRLVPLYGRGKSSTDPRSKSIPGIQVPNRPSGQRPETAQPPEPNHGFGHHGFGGFMGGFAAPVASARFGNVTLPAAFGGLIPSLFNLHFHGFPDAAMYGAAAAASGSFPHGFSNPFHGGHSHMHSYQRYTGRQGQQDYHLKALLCFVFMVVVFSLILS